The Heptranchias perlo isolate sHepPer1 chromosome X, sHepPer1.hap1, whole genome shotgun sequence genomic interval CGATTAAAAATGTGGAACCACCCAGGTAACGAGTTGTTAATGACTCTGCCTTCTCGATATCATTGGTGTAAATCTACTCATTTTTCATGTGGGTCGAACACCGTCTTCCTGCGCGCTCTATTATATTCTGTGGGTCCAACACTGTCTCCCTGTGCGCTCTATTATATTCTGTGGGTCTAACACTGTATCCCTGTGCGCTCTATTATATTCTGTGGGTCGAACACTGTATCCCTGTGCGCTCTATTATATTCTGTGAGTCTAACACTCTCTCCCTGTGCACTCTTTTATATTCTGTGTGTCTAATAATCTCTCCCTGTGCACTCTATTATATTCTGTGGGTCTAACACTGTCTCCCTGTGCACTCTTTTATATTCTGTGTGTCTAATAATCTCTCCCTGTGCGCTCTATTATATTCTGTGGGTCCAACACTGTCTCCCTGTGCGCTCTATTATATTCTGTGGGTCTAACACTGTATCCCTGTGCGCTCTATTATATTCTGTGGGTCTAACACTGTATCCCTGTGCGCTCTATTATATTCTGTGGGTCTAATACTGTCTCCCTGTGCACTCTATTATATTCTGTGGGTCTAATAATCTCTCCCTGTGCGCTCTATTATATTCTGTGGGTCCAACACTGTCTCCCTGTGCGCTCTATTATATTCTGTGGGTCTAACACTGTATCCCTGTGCGCTCTATTATATTCTGTGGATCTAACACTGTATCCCTGTGCGCTCTATTATATTCTGTGGGTCTAATACTGTCTCCCTGTGCACTCTATTATATTCTGTGGGTCTAATAGTGTCTCCCTGTGCGCTCTATTATATTCTGTGGGTCTAACACTGTATCCCCGTGCGCTCTATTATATTCTGTGGGTCTAACACTGTCTCCCTGTGCGCTCTATTATATTCTGTTGGTCCAACACTGTCTCCCTGTGCGCTCTATTATATTCTGTGGGTCTAATACTCTCTCCCCATGCGCTCTATTATATTCTGTGGGTCTAACACTGTCTCCCTGTGCGCTCTATTATATTCTGTGGGTCTAACACTGTCTCCCTGTGTGCTCTATTATATTCTGTGTGTCTAATACTCTCTCCCCGTGCGCTCTATTATATTCTGTGGGTCTAACACTGTCTCCCTGTGCGCTCTATTATATTCTGTGGGTCTAATACTCTCTCCCTGTGCGCTCTATTATATTCTGTGGGTCTAACACTCTCTCCCTGTGCACTCTTTTATATTCTGTGTGTCTAATAATCTCTCCCTGTGCACTCTATTATATTCTGTGGGTCTAACACTGTCTCCCTGTGCACTCTTTTATATTCTGTGTGTCTAATAATCTCTCCCTGTGCGCTCTATTATATTCTGTGGGTCCAACACTGTCTCCCTGTGCGCTCTATTATATTCTGTGGGTCTAACACTGTATCCCTGTGCGCTCTATTATATTCTGTGGGTCTAACACTGTATCCCTGTGCGCTCTATTATATTCTGTGGGTCTAATACTGTCTCCCTGTGCACTCTATTATATTCTGTGGGTCTAATAATCTCTCCCTGTGCGCTCTATTATATTCTGTGGGTCCAACACTGTCTCCCTGTGCGCTCTATTATATTCTGTGGGTCTAACACTGTATCCCTGTGCGCTCTATTATATTCTGTGGATCTAACACTGTATCCCTGTGCGCTCTATTATATTCTGTGGGTCTAATACTGTCTCCCTGTGCACTCTATTATATTCTGTGGGTCTAATAGTGTCTCCCTGTGCGCTCTATTATATTCTGTGGGTCTAACACTGTATCCCCGTGCGCTCTATTATATTCTGTGGGTCTAACACTGTCTCCCTGTGCGCTCTATTATATTCTGTTGGTCCAACACTGTCTCCCTGTGCGCTCTATTATATTCTGTGGGTCTAATACTCTCTCCCCATGCGCTCTATTATATTCTGTGGGTCTAACACTGTCTCCCTGTGCGCTCTATTATATTCTGTGGGTCTAACACTGTCTCCCTGTGTGCTCTATTATATTCTGTGTGTCTAATACTCTCTCCCCGTGCGCTCTATTATATTCTGTGGGTCTAACACTGTCTCCCTGTGCGCTCTATTATATTCTGTGGGTCTAATACTCTCTCCCTGTGCGCTCTATTATATTCTGTGGGTCTAACACTGTCTCCCTTTGCGCTCTATTATATTCTGTGGGTCTAACACTGTATCCCTGTGCGCTCTATTATATTCTGTGAGTCTaacactctctccctgtgcgcTCTATTATATTCTGTGGGTCTAACACTGTCTCCCTGTGCGCTCTATTATATTCTGTGGGTCTAACACTGTCTCCCTGTGCGCTCTATTATATTCTGTGGGTCTAACACTGTCTCCCTGTGCGCTCTATTATATTCTGTGGGTCTAATACTCTCTCCCCGTGCGCTCTATTATATTCTGTGTGTCTAACACTGTATCCCTGTGCGCTCTATTATATTCTGTGAGTGTaacactctctccctgtgcgctctattatattctgtgggtctaacactctctccctgtgcgcTCTATTATATTCTGTGGGTCTAACACTGTCTCCCTGTGCGCTCTATTATATTCTGTGGGTCTAACACTGTCTCCCTGTGCGCTCTATTATTTTCTGTGGGTCTAATACTCTCTCCCCGTGCGCTCTATTATATTCTGTGGGTCTAACACTGTCTCCCTGTGCGCTCTATTATATTCTGTGGGTCTAACACTGTCTCCCTGTGTGCTCTATTATATTCTGTGGGTCTAACACTGTATCCCCGTGCGCTCTATTATATTCTGTGGGTCTAATACTCTCTCCCTGTGCGCTCTATTATATTCTGTGGGTCTAATACTCTCTCCCTGTGCGCTCTATTGTATTCTGTAGGTCTAACACTGTCTCCCTGTGCGCTCTATTATATTCTGTGGGTCTAACACTGTCTCCCCGTGCGCTCTATTATATTCTGTGGGTCTAACACTGTATCCCTGTGCGCTCTATTATATTCTGTGCGTCTAACACTGTATCCCTGTGCGCTCTATTATATTCTGTGGGTCTAATACTCTCTCCCCGTGCGCTCTATTATATTCTGTGGGTCTAATACTCTCTCCCTGTGCGCTCTATTATATTCTGTGGGTCTaatactctctccctgtgtgctctATTGTATTCTGTATGTCTAACACTGTCTCCCTGTGCGCTCTATTATATTCTGTGGGTCTAACACTGTCTCCCCGTGCGCTCTATTATATTCTGTGGGTCTAACACTGTATCCCTGTGCGCTCTATTATATTCTGTGGGTCTAACACTGTATCCCTGTGCGCTCTGTTATATTCTGTGAGTCTaacactctctccctgtgcgcTCTATTATATTCTGTGGGTCTAACACTGTCTCCCTTTGCGCTCTATTATATTCTGTGGGTCTAATACTCTCTCCCCGTGCGCTCTATTATATTCTGTGGGTCTAATACTCTCTCCCCGTGCGCTCTATTATATTCTGTGGGTCTAATACTGTCTCCCTGTGCACTCTATTATATTCTGTGGGTCTAATAGTGTCTCCCTGTGCGCTCTATTATATTCTGTGGGTCTAACACTGTCTCCCTGTGTGCTCTATTATATTCTGTGGGTCTAACACTGTCTCCCCGTGTGCTCTATTATATTCTGTGCGTCTAACACTCTCTCCCCGTGCGCTCTATTATATTCTGTGGGTCTAATACTCTCTCCCTGTGCGCTCTATTATATTCTGTGGGTCTAACACTGTCTCCCTGTGCGCTCTATTATATTCTGTGGGTCTAACACTGTCTCCCTGAGCGCTCTATTATATTCTGTGGGTCCAACACTGTCTCCCTGTGCGCTCTATTATATTCTGTGGGTCTAATACTCTCTCCCTGTGCGCTCTATTATATTCTGTGGGTCTAACACTGTCTCCCTGTGCGCTCTATTATATTCTGTGGGTCTAACACTGTCTCCCTGTGCGCTCTATTATATTCTGTGGGTCTAACACAGTCTCCCTTTGCACTCTATTTTATTCTGTGAGTCTaacactctctccctgtgcgcTCTATTATATTCTGTGGGTCTAACACTGTCTCCCTTTGCACTCTATTATATTCTGTGTGTCTAACACTGTCTCCCTGTGCGCTCTATTATATTCTGTGGGTCTAACACTGTCTCCCTGTGCGCTCTATTATATTCTGTGGGTCTAACACTCTCTCCCTATGCGCTCTATTATATTCTGTGGGTCTAACACTGTCTCCCTGTGCGCTCTATTATATTCTGTGGGTCTAACACTGTCTCCCTGTGCGCTCTATTATATTCTGTGGGTCTAACACTGTCTCCCTGTGCGCTCTATTATATTCTGTGGGTCTAATACTCTCTCCCTGTGCGCTCTATTATATTCTGTGAGTCTAACACTGTCTCCCTGTGCGCTCTATTATATTCTGTGGGTCTAATACTCTCTCCCTGTGCGCTCTATTATATTCTGTGGGTCTAATACTCTCTCCCCGTGCGCTCTATTATATTCTGTGGGTCTAACACTGTCTCCCTGTGCGCTCTATTATATTCTGTGGGTCTAACACTGTCTCCCTATGCGCTCTATTATATTCTGTGAGTCTaacactctctccctgtgcgctctattatattctgtgggtctaacactctctccctgtgcgcTCTATTATATTCTGTGGGTCTGACACTGTCTCCCTGTGCGCTCTATTATATTCTGTGGGTCTAACACTGTCTCCCTGTGCGCTCTATTATATTCTGTGGGTCTAACACTGTCTCCCTGTGTGCTCTATTATATTCTGTGGGTCTAATACTCTCTCCCTGTGCGCTCTATTATATTCTGTGAGTCTAACACTGTCTCCCTGTGCGCTCTATTATATTCTGTGGGTCTAATACTCTCTCCCTGTGCGCTCTATTATATTCTGTGGGTCTAATACTCTCTCCCCGTGCGCTCTATTATATTCTGTGAGTCTAACACTGTCTCCCTGTGCGCTCTATTATATTCTGTGGGTCTAACACTGTCTCCCTGTGCGCTCTATTATATTCTGTGGGTCTAATACTCTCTCCCTGTGCGCTCTATTATATTTTGTGGGACTAACACTGTCTCCCTGTGCGCTCTATTGTATTCTGTGGGTCTAACACTGTCTCCCTGTGCGCTCTATTATATTTTGTGGGACTAACACTGTCTCCCCGTGCGCTCTATTGTATTCTGTGGGTCTAACACTGTCTCCCTGTGCGCTCTATTATATTCTGTGAGTCTGACGCAGGGCTGGGGCAGCAGTGACtcaggccgggccgggccgggacaTGTAATCAGATTGCAATGTGTAATCACTCGTCTGTGGACTTTGGTTGATCGGTCGATTACTTGAAGGTCAGGTCATTATAGGAACAGGGCAACAGACCGACGTAATGGAACTGCACTgtcatagggaggggggaggcgggggggtcggggaggggggtcggggagggggggcgagaggagtggggggcgagaggagggggggtgagaggagggggggtcgagaggagggggggtcgagaggagggggggcgagaggagggggtggggtgttACCTGACCGGGAACGTGTCTTAACTGAAGCAAATACGCAAAATGACCCTCTGGCAAATTGCAGCAAATTAAATCCCTGGGAGGTTCTGTCGGGCGGTGTTGcccggggggggggtctgggcGGTGTTGCCCGGGGGGGGTCCGGGTGGTGTTGcccgggggggggtctctgggcgATGTTGCCCGGGGGGGGGTCTGGGCGGTGTTGCCCGGGGGGGGTCTGGGCGGTGTTGCCCGGGGGGGGTCTGGGCGGTGTTGCCCGGGGGGGGTCTGGGCGGTGTTGCCCGGGGGGGGTCTGGGCGGTgttgcccggggggggggggggtccgggcGGTGTTGCCCGGGGGGGGGGTCCGGGCGGTgttgcccggggggggggggtccgggcGGTGTTGCCCGGGGGGGGGGTCCGGGCGGTgttgcccgggggggggggtccgggcGGTGTTGCCCGGGGGGGGGGTCCGGGCGGTgttgcccggggggggggggtctgggcgGTGTTGCCCGGGGGGGGGTCCGGGCGGTgttgcccgggggggggggtctgggcgGTGTTGCCCGGGGGGGGGTCTGGGCGGTGTTGCCCGGGGGGGGGTCCGGGCGGTGTCGCCCGGGGGGGGTCTCTGGGCGATGTTGCCCGGGGGGGGTCCGGGCGATGTTGCCCGGGGGGGGTCCGGGCGGTGTTGCCCGGGGGGGGTCTCTGGGCGATGTTGCCCGGGGGGGGTCCGGGTGGTGTTGCCCGGGGGGGGGTCCCGGCGATGTTGCCCGCAGGACCGTGTGCGAACGTTGGATAATCTGCCGGCCGTTCCCTTTGCGTTTCACTGATTAAACTCCCCCCACTGACCCATCGTCACTCCCAGGCCTGGCCCCGAGTCAGCTTATCTGAGctggagtgagagggtgagggagcgccgcggacggggggccgggggggggggctgaggaatCTCTGGGCCAGGAATCGGCCGGGGTTGGGGGGAGCAGCCAGGCAGTCGGTGGATTTGCTGGATGAGGCTCCCTGCGTGGGTCTCGGGCGAGGGCGGGGGCTGACTCCCGGCTGCGATGCTCTGCCTCCGTCCCCCTAAAAACACTCAGAGCCGGGGCCGTTCAGGAGGCGCTTCGTCACGCAAAGGGCGGTCAGAGTGTGGAAACTCTGTCCCGCAGAAAGCAGGAGACGCTCGCCCCGTTAACAATATTAAATCATGAGATCAATGGATTTTGTTTGCGAGTGGAGGGGGGTCGGCCAGCGCGGGGAAATGGAGTTCGGATACAgagcagccgtgatctcattgaaaggcggaacgggctcgagaggggctgaatggcctcctcctgttcctgtgtaacaggctcgaggggggctgaatgggcctcctcctgtctctgtgtaacaggctcgagaggggctgaatggcctcctcctgtccctgtgtaacaggctcgaggggctgaatggccttctcctttccctgtgtaacaggctcgagggggctgaatggccttctcctgttcctgtgtaacaggctcgagggggctgaatgggcctcctcctgttcctgtgtaacaggctcgaggggctgaatggcctcctcctgttcctgtgtaacaggctcgaggggctgaatggcctcctcctgttcctgtgtaacaggctcgagggggctgaatgggcctcctcctgttcctgtgtaacaggctcgaggggctgaatggcctcctcctgttcctgtgtaacaggctcgaggggctgaatggcctcctcctgttcctgtgtaacaggctcgagggggctgaatgggcctcctcctgttcctgtgtaacaggctcgaggggctgaatggcctcctcctgttcctgtgtaacaggctcgaggggggctgaatggcctcctcctgttcctgtgtaacaggctcgaggggtctccTCGACTCTGCCCCCCGTTATTCACCGTGAGGCGTTTGCAGAGTGAGTCTTTGGGACTGCGCTGACCTGTAACTGCGGAAATATCTCacccagttttgctctctctctctctcttgtttttcAGGTCAGCCTGGCCCATATCCCGGGGAGCAGCATCCTCCTTACACCCAGCCcgcccaccccccgggggggacCCCCGCCTACCCCCCGGGGGGGACCCCCTCCTACCCACCGGGGGCGAACCCCGCCTACCCCCCGGGGGCCTACCCCCCGGGGGCGACCCCCTCCTACCCCCCGGGGGCGAACCCCTCCTACCCCCCGGGGGGGACGTTTCCGGCCGGCCCCCACCCGGGGCCCCCTGCTTACCCTCCTGCGAGCGGCCAGCCGGGGTTCCCCCCTTACTCGGGGGGACCGCACCCGCCCGGCCACCCTCCGCAGCCCGTGGGCCCTTACCCCCAGCCCTACCCTCACCCCCTGGGAATGCCGGGTGCCCATCTGCCCTACCACGGAGGGTCTCCGGGCGGCCCCCACAAGAAACACGGGAAGAAGCCGAAAAAGGAACGGAAACACGGGAAGCACGGGAAGCACGGGAAGAAGGTTGGTCGGTCGGTTGACTTCAGGGTGTGGGTGGGGCAACTCttgaagaggtgggggggggtccagcggGAGAGTTAGAACCGCAGAACCGtcgagcacaggaggaggaggccattcggagtcTGGCGTCCAGTCGTGGGGCCCCCGCACTTTGGGAAGGGTGTgagggcctcggagagggtgcagaggagattcactcgagtgattccagggatgaggggcttcagttacggggagagactggagaagccgggggttgtgCTCCCCTGGAGCAGAGAcggtcgagaggagatttgatcgaggtgttcaaaatcacgaggggtcgagacagagtcgatggagagagaaactgttcccattggcggaagggtcaaggaccagaggacacggatttaaggtgattggtgaaaGACCCTTCTCCCCGTTTCCCCTCTAGTTTTTCAGCCAATCATTGATTACCGCCCCACTCACCACAAGATACAGCttctccccatcgactcgatcaaaacccccctCCTGATTCTgatcacctcgattaaatctccccccttaaccttctctgctccaaggagaacaatcccagcttctccggtctctccgcataactgaagtcccctcatccctgggaccattctggtaaatctcctcccgcatgcagcaagacctggacaacatccaggcttgggctgataagtggcaagtaacattcgcgccagataagtgccaggcaatgaccatctccaacaagagagagtctaaccacctccccttgacattcaacggcattaccatcgcccaatcccccaccatcaacatcctgggggtcaccattgaccagaaacttaactggaccagccatataaatactgtggctacgagagcaggtcagaggctgggtattctgcggcgagtgactcacctcctgactccccaaagcctttccaccatctacaaggcacgagtcaggagtgtgatggaatactctccacttgcctggatgagtgcagctccaacaacactcaagaagctcgacaccatccaggacaaagcagcccgcttgactggcaccccatccaccaccctaaacattcactcccttcaccaccggcgcactgtggctgcagtgtgtaccatccacaggatgcactgcagcaactcgccaaggcttcttcgacagcacctcccaaacccacgacctctaccatccagGAGGACGAGGGCAGCACCTTCTCGAGGGGCGACCAGGGgagggggcaataaatgccggcctcgcccgcgatgcccacatccccgaCGCTGACAGGAGAGGACGACGATATCCAGCTCCTCCTCCGCGGTTGAAATAACCCGACTGAAAATCTAATGGCCGCTTGAGTGCGGGACCAGAGAGGGAGCGTCCCCCTGGGAACCGTACCCTGCCAATGGCCAAATCCTTCAGGGAGCGGTGTGtccgggggcggcgggggggggggtggggggagaggagaggagagcgaaTTGTCGTCTTAAAACTTAAGAAACCTTTTGCAAAGGCGGGGCCGTTCCTCGATTTGGTTTCGCGGTGCGCGGAGCTTCGTTAAAAAGAAACGAGAACTGAAACCCTGCAACGCAAATCTCTTTTCCAgcactcctcgtcctcctcctcctcctcctccagcagcGATTAGGACCGAGGCCGGCCGGGGGCGGGGAGAGCGTGCTTGATCTGCTCGGTCGAATCATTAGAAGGACCTCTGCTCCTGTTAGCCGGCGGGGACTGCGTCCTGTGCGACAGCCACGGTGCAAACGTCGGGGTGTGCTCTCGGGGAGGCGGCCGGCAGGTTCGAAATACGCGGGCGGGCTGAAGGCGGGCGCGTTTCCTGAGCTGCGCGGCCGCTGGCGTTTGGTGGGAGATCACCTGAAGTTTATCGTTACTTGGCACAGCTCCCGCTGTTTGTTAAATTGTTTGTCTTTCCTCTGGTGGCGGGGCTGGATTAACGTGGAGATTTATGTCGCTGTTCCGCGCGGTGGTCGCGGGCGATGATTGTCGGGCGGCAGGAGCTGGTGTCGTTGGGCTCGAAAACACTGTTCCAATAAAAAGGGatcttaattttaaaactgaatttccAGATGTGCAGAAGCTGGAAAGGCTTGTAACAGAAATACTCTGCATCTTTACTCTGCAATGTAACTTCTAGCAGCTGGTAATTGTTCTCAAATTCTGGATGGATAATAAAACGGCTTGCTCCACTTTTTGTGTCTTGTATGCCCTGTCAGTTATTCCAAGCGAAGGTCGTTTCACTGTATTTCCTGGGTCTTAGTTGCAACTGAAGATTGACAGGGCACTTTGGCCAGGTCGGGTTTGTGTCTGGCTGTTGGCGGGGCCTTGCTGCATGAGAATTGGTTAAAGCAATCGCCGACCAACCAGtgactctcagtcatcagcagagtgatggaaggtgtcgtcgacagtgctatcaagcggcacttactcaccaataacctgctcaccgatgctcagtttgggttccgccaggaccactcggctccagacctcatgacagccttggtccaaacacggacaaaagagctgaattccagaggtgaggtgagagtgactgcccttgacatcaaggcagcatttgaccaaatgtggcaccaaggagccctggtaaaattgaagtcaatgggaatcagggggggaaactctccagtggctggagtcataccgagcacaaaggaagatggtagtggttgttggaggccaatcatctcagcccccaggacgttgctgcaggagttcctcagggcagtgtccgaggcccaaccatcttcagctgcttcatcaatgaccttccctccatcatgaggtcagaaatggggatgttcgctgatgactgcacagtgttcagttccattcgcaacccctcagataatgaagcagtccgagcccgcatgcagcaagacctggacaacatccaggcttgggctgataagtggcaagtaacatt includes:
- the LOC137307016 gene encoding proline-rich protein 13-like, whose product is MWNHPGQPGPYPGEQHPPYTQPAHPPGGTPAYPPGGTPSYPPGANPAYPPGAYPPGATPSYPPGANPSYPPGGTFPAGPHPGPPAYPPASGQPGFPPYSGGPHPPGHPPQPVGPYPQPYPHPLGMPGAHLPYHGGSPGGPHKKHGKKPKKERKHGKHGKHGKKHSSSSSSSSSSSD